In Pedobacter sp. W3I1, one DNA window encodes the following:
- the mraY gene encoding phospho-N-acetylmuramoyl-pentapeptide-transferase, with translation MLYLLFEYLHKHYDIPGLRLFQYITFRASISIILSLIITTVYGRRLIDYLHKKQVGETVRNLGLEGQMQKQGTPTMGGIIILLGILIPTLLFANISNIYVILMIITTIWMGAIGFLDDYIKVFKKNKEGLAGRFKVVGQVGLGLIVGTTMYFHPNIVVRETVQDNVKSTSSVPMVLRQKGETFYYTQDVKSTKTNMPFYKNNEFDYAKVLKFLGGDYQKYAFIIFLIFTVFIITAVSNGANITDGIDGLATGTSAVIGITLGILAYVSGNTIMADYLNIMYIPNSAELMIFAGAFVGACVGFLWYNSYPAQIFMGDTGSLAIGGIIAAFALMIRKELLIPILCGIFLVELVSVIMQVSYFKYTKKKFGEGRRIFLMSPLHHHYQKKGYHEAKIVTRFWIIGIMLAIMTIVTLKLR, from the coding sequence ATGTTATATTTATTATTCGAATACTTGCATAAGCATTATGATATCCCTGGGTTAAGGTTGTTTCAGTACATCACTTTCCGCGCATCTATTTCTATTATTTTATCATTGATCATTACCACCGTTTACGGGCGTAGGTTGATCGATTATCTGCATAAAAAACAGGTTGGAGAAACGGTGAGGAATTTAGGGTTAGAAGGACAGATGCAAAAACAAGGTACACCAACCATGGGGGGGATCATTATTTTGCTGGGTATTCTTATTCCAACCTTGTTATTTGCCAATATTTCCAATATCTACGTCATTCTGATGATCATCACCACCATTTGGATGGGTGCAATCGGGTTTCTGGATGATTACATCAAGGTTTTTAAGAAAAATAAAGAAGGTTTAGCTGGTCGGTTTAAGGTGGTTGGTCAGGTAGGTTTAGGTCTGATTGTAGGAACTACAATGTATTTCCATCCTAATATAGTGGTAAGAGAAACCGTTCAGGATAATGTTAAAAGTACGTCTTCGGTTCCGATGGTATTGCGCCAAAAAGGAGAAACCTTTTATTATACCCAGGATGTAAAATCGACCAAAACCAATATGCCTTTTTATAAGAACAACGAGTTCGATTATGCCAAGGTATTAAAATTTTTAGGTGGCGATTATCAGAAATATGCATTTATCATATTCCTCATTTTTACGGTATTCATTATTACAGCTGTTTCTAACGGTGCCAACATTACCGATGGTATTGACGGCCTGGCTACCGGAACATCAGCTGTAATTGGGATTACACTGGGTATTTTAGCCTATGTATCCGGTAATACCATTATGGCCGATTACCTCAACATCATGTATATCCCCAACTCGGCAGAGCTGATGATTTTTGCCGGGGCCTTTGTGGGGGCATGCGTAGGTTTTCTTTGGTACAACTCTTATCCAGCTCAGATTTTTATGGGCGATACCGGAAGTTTGGCCATTGGTGGTATTATCGCCGCATTTGCGCTCATGATCCGTAAAGAACTTTTGATCCCGATTTTATGTGGAATATTCCTGGTAGAACTGGTATCGGTAATTATGCAGGTATCTTATTTTAAATATACCAAAAAGAAATTTGGCGAAGGTCGCAGGATTTTCCTGATGTCGCCTTTGCATCACCATTACCAGAAAAAAGGATATCATGAAGCCAAAATTGTAACCCGCTTCTGGATTATTGGAATTATGCTGGCGATTATGACCATTGTAACATTGAAACTGAGGTAG
- a CDS encoding UDP-N-acetylmuramoyl-L-alanyl-D-glutamate--2,6-diaminopimelate ligase has translation MQLQDLLYGVTIKELVGKTDREINALNFDSRKVGKDDIFFAIVGTAADGHQFIGQTVQQGAGVIICENLPEIHDFTVTYIKVENTSVALGIIAGNYFGNPSADLKLIGITGTNGKTTIATILFKLFKDLGYKTGLLSTVENYINDTVVPATHTTPNPIALNQLLREMVNAGCDYCFMEVSSHAVAQHRIEGLTFSGGVFSNLTHDHLDFHKTFDAYLKAKKAFFDMLPKSAFALTNIDDKNGVVMLQNTKAHKKTYALKQLADFKAKIIENQFSGLHLEIDNEDVYFKLVGSFNAYNLLAVYGTAILLEQDKLKVLTLLSRLSGAEGRFDYITSADNIIGIVDYAHTPDAVQNVLSTIANIRKGTEQVITVIGCGGDRDKTKRPIMAQVACDWSDKVILTSDNPRTEDAQTIINDMEAGVSPTNKRKTLSILDRREAIKTACHLAKPGDIILVAGKGHEKYQEINGVRNHFDDKEILLEQLKPIS, from the coding sequence ATGCAATTACAAGATTTACTTTACGGCGTAACGATTAAAGAATTGGTTGGTAAAACCGATAGGGAAATCAATGCGCTGAATTTCGATTCACGTAAAGTAGGTAAAGATGATATTTTCTTTGCAATAGTGGGTACAGCAGCAGATGGGCACCAGTTTATCGGGCAAACCGTTCAGCAAGGTGCAGGAGTGATTATCTGTGAGAATTTGCCAGAAATCCATGATTTTACGGTTACCTATATTAAAGTAGAAAACACATCGGTTGCTTTAGGGATCATTGCCGGTAATTATTTTGGCAATCCATCAGCAGATTTAAAACTGATCGGTATTACCGGAACAAACGGGAAAACCACCATTGCCACCATTCTTTTTAAATTATTTAAAGATTTAGGTTATAAAACCGGACTCCTGTCAACAGTAGAGAATTATATTAACGATACGGTAGTGCCGGCAACACATACTACACCGAATCCAATTGCCTTAAATCAGCTTTTGAGGGAAATGGTAAATGCGGGCTGCGATTATTGCTTTATGGAAGTGAGTTCGCATGCAGTAGCACAACACCGGATAGAAGGATTGACTTTTTCTGGCGGGGTATTTTCGAATTTAACACATGATCATTTAGATTTTCATAAAACTTTTGATGCCTATTTAAAGGCTAAAAAGGCATTTTTTGATATGCTGCCTAAGTCGGCATTTGCACTGACTAATATCGACGATAAAAACGGTGTGGTGATGTTGCAGAATACCAAAGCGCATAAAAAGACCTATGCCCTTAAACAACTGGCTGATTTCAAAGCAAAAATTATTGAAAACCAGTTCAGTGGCTTGCATTTAGAGATCGATAACGAAGACGTTTACTTCAAGCTTGTAGGCTCGTTTAATGCGTATAACCTACTGGCTGTTTACGGAACCGCAATTTTGTTGGAGCAGGATAAATTAAAGGTGCTGACTTTGTTGAGCCGTTTATCGGGTGCTGAAGGAAGGTTTGATTATATCACTTCTGCCGATAATATTATTGGTATTGTAGATTATGCGCATACGCCAGATGCTGTTCAGAATGTGTTGAGCACCATCGCCAATATCCGTAAAGGAACCGAGCAGGTAATTACAGTAATTGGATGCGGAGGAGATCGTGATAAAACCAAACGTCCTATTATGGCCCAGGTGGCCTGCGATTGGAGCGACAAGGTAATTCTCACTTCTGATAATCCACGAACAGAAGATGCACAGACAATAATTAACGACATGGAAGCTGGCGTTTCGCCAACAAATAAGCGTAAAACCTTATCCATTTTAGATAGAAGAGAAGCAATAAAAACAGCCTGTCATTTAGCGAAGCCAGGTGATATTATTCTGGTTGCTGGTAAAGGGCATGAGAAATACCAGGAAATTAATGGTGTAAGGAACCATTTTGATGATAAAGAAATTTTACTTGAACAATTAAAACCAATCAGCTAA
- a CDS encoding penicillin-binding protein, whose product MNIRANILLRVYLAFGLIVLFAFAVFLRLGQVQYVQGKKWKAMADSLSTRYVNVEATRGNIYSNDGSLLATSIPEYELRMDMFAGGIADDKVFNEKVDSLGFKLAQLFQDKTAKEYARYLRKGRQDSARYLLIHRKVGYADLKTIRTFPLYNIGKFSGGLIAVQQNKRILPFQALAARTIGYKNENVKNGVGLEGAYKEYINGETGKRLMQRIAGGVYIPVNEEAEVAPKDGADIISTIDVNMQDLAQSALEKQLIKSQADHGTVILMEVATGEIRAVANFSKVEEGVYKEKFNYAIAGNQDPGSTFKLASYMALLEDKLIDTNTMIGTGYYQIPGKLITDSHPKIETVTAKKAFETSSNAAIAKLINTHYGSDPIKFTDHLYDWELNKKMQLQIPGEAMPVVKNPKTNRSWNKNMTLPQMAYGYEMQLTPLKMLTMYNAVANNGKMIAPIFVKEIRRLGNPIEQFKARVINDKICSDVTLSKIKKMLEGVVTEGSGKQIVYNPLYPIAGKTGTAQVADANKGYKANKQYQASFVGYFPADKPKYSLIVVINDPKGAYYGATVSGPVFREIADRIYASDMQMYNDVPTRLVGNTGTPPTKAGQSKATQKVYKAFGFKPLFASKSEYYNIIDTSAGTIFQENNERKGVMPNVAGMGLKDALYLLGNAGLKTKVFGSGKVISQSITAGTKVGKGLGVQIELN is encoded by the coding sequence ATGAATATTAGGGCAAACATCTTGCTTCGTGTATATCTGGCATTTGGCTTAATTGTGCTTTTTGCTTTCGCGGTGTTTTTGCGCCTCGGTCAGGTACAATATGTGCAAGGGAAAAAATGGAAAGCTATGGCAGATAGTCTTTCTACACGATATGTAAATGTGGAGGCTACCCGTGGGAATATTTATTCTAACGACGGTAGTTTACTGGCAACTTCGATACCGGAATATGAACTGCGTATGGATATGTTTGCCGGCGGGATTGCTGACGATAAAGTGTTTAACGAGAAGGTAGATTCTTTAGGTTTTAAATTAGCTCAGCTTTTCCAGGATAAAACAGCTAAAGAATATGCGCGTTATCTGCGTAAAGGCCGTCAGGATAGTGCACGTTATTTGTTGATCCATCGTAAGGTAGGTTATGCTGATCTTAAAACGATCAGAACTTTTCCATTATACAACATCGGTAAGTTTAGCGGTGGTTTAATCGCTGTTCAGCAGAACAAACGTATTCTTCCTTTTCAGGCTTTGGCTGCCCGTACCATTGGTTATAAAAACGAGAATGTTAAAAACGGTGTGGGTTTAGAGGGCGCCTATAAAGAGTATATCAACGGCGAAACCGGAAAAAGATTAATGCAGCGAATTGCCGGTGGGGTTTATATTCCGGTTAATGAAGAAGCTGAGGTTGCTCCGAAAGATGGTGCCGATATTATTTCGACCATTGATGTGAATATGCAGGATCTGGCGCAAAGTGCTTTAGAAAAACAGTTGATCAAATCGCAGGCCGACCATGGGACAGTGATTTTAATGGAAGTAGCCACGGGCGAAATCCGTGCGGTAGCCAATTTCTCTAAAGTAGAAGAGGGTGTCTATAAAGAAAAGTTTAACTATGCTATCGCGGGTAATCAAGATCCTGGATCGACTTTTAAACTGGCTTCTTATATGGCGCTTTTAGAAGACAAATTGATCGATACCAATACCATGATCGGTACAGGATATTATCAGATTCCAGGTAAGCTGATCACGGATTCACATCCAAAAATTGAAACAGTTACAGCAAAAAAAGCTTTTGAGACCTCTTCTAATGCGGCAATTGCGAAACTGATCAATACGCATTATGGCAGTGATCCGATAAAATTTACTGATCACCTATATGATTGGGAGCTGAACAAAAAAATGCAACTGCAGATTCCTGGGGAGGCGATGCCTGTGGTTAAAAACCCTAAAACGAACAGAAGCTGGAACAAAAACATGACCCTGCCGCAAATGGCTTATGGTTATGAGATGCAATTAACGCCATTAAAAATGCTTACCATGTATAATGCCGTGGCTAACAATGGCAAAATGATAGCACCAATTTTTGTAAAAGAGATCAGAAGGTTGGGTAACCCGATAGAGCAGTTTAAAGCCAGGGTGATCAACGATAAAATCTGTTCTGATGTAACCCTGAGCAAGATCAAGAAAATGCTTGAAGGAGTGGTAACAGAGGGCAGTGGAAAACAGATTGTTTATAATCCTTTATATCCGATTGCAGGTAAAACAGGTACAGCGCAGGTGGCTGATGCGAATAAGGGATATAAAGCCAATAAGCAGTATCAGGCTTCTTTTGTAGGATATTTTCCTGCTGATAAACCCAAGTATTCCCTGATCGTAGTCATTAACGATCCAAAGGGTGCTTATTATGGTGCTACGGTTTCAGGGCCTGTGTTCAGGGAAATCGCCGACCGTATTTACGCCAGCGACATGCAGATGTACAATGATGTACCTACACGTTTGGTTGGGAATACCGGAACACCACCTACAAAAGCCGGACAAAGTAAAGCTACTCAGAAAGTGTATAAGGCCTTTGGTTTTAAACCGCTTTTTGCTTCAAAATCTGAGTATTACAATATTATAGATACCAGCGCAGGAACAATTTTTCAGGAAAATAACGAGCGTAAAGGTGTAATGCCAAATGTAGCAGGAATGGGGCTGAAAGATGCATTGTACCTTTTAGGAAATGCAGGCTTGAAAACAAAAGTTTTCGGGTCGGGAAAAGTAATTAGCCAATCAATCACCGCCGGAACAAAGGTAGGTAAAGGATTGGGTGTACAAATAGAGTTGAATTAA
- a CDS encoding FtsL-like putative cell division protein, translated as MNRFREDIEEEEVGPEPELKAVPKRPKTAEEKMDSNSFISKLFNDGLVSKEAATDALPYLCFLALLGMIYIANSHFAVNNVRRIDKLNKEVKELRWEYKSLKADLMFKSKLTEVAKKVDTLGIKELIEPPKKIIVKSDEY; from the coding sequence ATGAACAGGTTTAGGGAGGATATAGAAGAGGAAGAGGTTGGGCCCGAACCAGAGCTAAAGGCTGTGCCTAAAAGGCCAAAAACTGCTGAAGAAAAAATGGATAGTAATTCATTTATCAGCAAGCTTTTTAATGACGGATTAGTAAGTAAAGAGGCGGCAACTGATGCTTTGCCCTATTTGTGTTTTCTGGCCCTTTTGGGGATGATTTATATTGCCAATAGCCACTTTGCGGTAAACAACGTTCGCCGCATTGATAAATTGAATAAAGAAGTAAAAGAATTAAGATGGGAGTATAAATCTCTTAAGGCTGACCTGATGTTCAAGAGTAAATTGACAGAGGTTGCCAAAAAGGTAGATACCCTTGGGATAAAAGAACTGATTGAACCACCAAAAAAAATAATTGTTAAAAGCGATGAATATTAG
- the rsmH gene encoding 16S rRNA (cytosine(1402)-N(4))-methyltransferase RsmH, with amino-acid sequence MANNYHVPVMLQPCIEGLNIKPDGVYVDVTFGGGGHSKEILKHLGPKGRLIAFDQDPDAQANIPADDRFIFIDQNFGFLKNNLRLKGFKQVDGILADLGVSSHQFDVPQRGFSIRHNADLDMRMDQHRDLTAAEILNTYTEDKLHKIFGIYGEVKNAKSLARAIVTSRLEQPFTDINSLKSAIAGYIPKGKENKYLAQVFQALRIEVNAEIQVLEDFLQQAADVLKPGGHLVVISYHSLEDRPVKNFMAKGKFQGEVEKDFFGNQQKPFNVITRKAIIATDEEIAQNNRARSAKLRIAEKI; translated from the coding sequence ATGGCGAATAATTACCACGTGCCTGTAATGTTGCAGCCTTGTATTGAGGGGTTGAATATTAAACCTGATGGGGTTTATGTTGATGTAACCTTTGGTGGTGGTGGTCATTCAAAAGAGATTTTGAAACATCTTGGCCCTAAAGGGCGGTTAATTGCTTTTGATCAGGATCCTGATGCACAGGCGAATATTCCTGCCGATGATCGTTTTATTTTTATCGATCAGAACTTCGGTTTTTTGAAAAATAATCTCCGTTTAAAAGGTTTTAAGCAGGTTGATGGTATTCTGGCTGACCTTGGTGTTTCCTCTCATCAGTTTGATGTGCCGCAACGTGGTTTTTCCATCCGTCATAACGCCGATCTGGATATGCGTATGGATCAGCACCGCGATTTAACCGCTGCTGAAATATTGAATACCTATACAGAGGATAAGCTGCATAAAATATTTGGGATTTATGGAGAGGTGAAGAATGCTAAATCGCTGGCCCGTGCCATCGTGACCTCGCGTTTAGAGCAGCCTTTTACCGATATCAACAGTTTGAAGTCGGCAATTGCTGGTTATATCCCGAAAGGAAAAGAGAATAAATATCTGGCGCAGGTGTTTCAGGCGTTGCGTATAGAGGTGAATGCCGAAATCCAGGTGCTTGAAGACTTTTTACAACAAGCTGCCGATGTATTGAAGCCTGGTGGCCATTTAGTGGTCATATCTTACCATTCTTTAGAAGACAGACCGGTTAAAAACTTTATGGCGAAAGGTAAATTTCAGGGTGAGGTAGAAAAGGATTTCTTCGGAAATCAGCAAAAGCCATTCAATGTAATTACGCGGAAAGCAATAATTGCCACTGATGAGGAGATTGCTCAAAACAATAGAGCCCGCAGTGCGAAACTAAGAATTGCAGAAAAGATATGA
- the mraZ gene encoding division/cell wall cluster transcriptional repressor MraZ, with amino-acid sequence MTQLLGEFDCKLDAKGRLMVPAALKKQLPESEKEGLIINRGFEKNLVIYPKEVWDAIVTDLSKLNIYEKNNREFIRSFTRGATELSLDAAGRVLLPKSLVDYAGIGSDLVLACQLDRIEVWDKKSYEDIFDDVPENFANLAEQVMGGKKGGADGE; translated from the coding sequence ATGACCCAACTTTTAGGAGAATTCGATTGTAAACTTGACGCAAAGGGCCGCCTTATGGTACCCGCTGCGCTTAAGAAACAATTGCCTGAATCTGAGAAAGAAGGGTTGATTATTAACCGTGGTTTTGAGAAAAACCTGGTGATCTATCCAAAGGAAGTTTGGGATGCTATCGTTACCGATTTAAGCAAACTGAATATCTACGAAAAAAACAACAGAGAATTTATCAGGTCGTTTACCCGTGGCGCAACCGAGCTTTCGCTTGATGCGGCAGGTCGTGTGCTTTTGCCAAAATCGCTGGTTGATTACGCAGGTATCGGAAGTGATCTGGTGTTGGCTTGTCAGTTAGATCGCATCGAAGTTTGGGATAAAAAATCTTATGAAGATATTTTTGATGACGTGCCAGAGAATTTCGCAAACCTTGCCGAGCAGGTAATGGGTGGAAAGAAAGGAGGCGCTGATGGCGAATAA
- a CDS encoding beta-N-acetylhexosaminidase, whose product MMTRSLKIILVLGLATSTSFSQETQPNNLLLNHIIPKPLLVSAASGRFELKTTTPLYYSKDALVPTGVFTALLKNSTGINFKTVPLNGEKPGILFIVSDTLNSLGEEGYKLKIGTQSIHVYAKTGAGIFNATQTLRQLLPVDIESKKSNGKINWRIPCGEITDKPRYSWRGYMQDVSRTFYGVDVMKKYMNVMALYKLNVLHLHLTDDQGWRIEIKKYPKLTSQKTTVFDASSKQPAERSGFYTQDQIRDLVKYAAARNITIIPEIDVPGHSWPTVLVYPELGVNQNSKPDYIFPFLDSWSHWGNQFTPNTLDPTNEKVYEFLDDVFTELAQLFPAAYIHFGGDEVRHILWEKEPHVQQFMKEKSLKNTNELQSYFVSRISTIIKEKGKKPIGWNDILSDAKNLTKETAIMSWLGDEAIADAAKNGFYVVATPTDPFYFDITQADRNDGTMSDLAYGNINSLEKIYNYEPETGLSAEEGKFILGVQANQWTAITQELKDMNVQNFPRLLALAEVGWIPKGERNLDNFEARLIINRNRLNALKIDYYKPGGYITGKWEPAQLSSDYQNIEWDVTKKTYASGRITTGFYYTGGANFMEIKKVELLESGKVVAQDEHIGTADKFRGTHKKKSFLYHLQLNNYNPKAKYTLRISAKGINGTDSRGNFTYNLNPFDRLNVVEPK is encoded by the coding sequence ATGATGACCAGATCCTTAAAAATTATACTTGTATTGGGCCTCGCCACCTCTACCAGTTTTTCGCAGGAAACGCAGCCAAACAACCTCCTTTTAAACCATATCATCCCAAAACCGCTATTGGTAAGTGCTGCTTCGGGCAGATTTGAATTAAAAACCACAACACCACTTTATTACAGCAAAGATGCACTGGTTCCGACCGGCGTTTTCACTGCATTATTAAAAAACAGCACAGGTATTAACTTTAAAACCGTCCCTTTAAACGGAGAAAAACCAGGCATTCTGTTTATCGTATCGGATACATTAAACAGTCTGGGTGAAGAAGGCTATAAATTAAAAATCGGCACTCAATCGATACATGTTTATGCTAAAACCGGGGCCGGAATTTTTAATGCCACACAAACCCTAAGGCAGTTGCTTCCTGTAGATATTGAAAGCAAGAAAAGCAATGGCAAAATAAACTGGCGCATTCCCTGTGGAGAGATTACCGACAAACCACGTTACAGCTGGCGGGGATACATGCAGGATGTGAGCCGTACTTTTTACGGCGTTGATGTAATGAAGAAATACATGAATGTGATGGCGCTTTATAAACTGAACGTGCTCCATCTCCATTTAACCGACGATCAGGGCTGGAGGATAGAGATTAAAAAGTATCCTAAACTCACTTCTCAAAAGACGACGGTTTTTGATGCAAGTTCGAAACAGCCTGCCGAAAGAAGTGGTTTTTATACTCAGGATCAGATCCGTGACCTGGTTAAATATGCCGCAGCAAGAAATATCACCATCATACCAGAAATCGATGTTCCCGGGCATTCATGGCCAACCGTACTCGTTTATCCGGAACTTGGAGTAAACCAAAACAGCAAACCGGATTATATCTTTCCGTTCTTAGATTCCTGGTCGCATTGGGGCAATCAGTTTACGCCAAACACCTTAGATCCCACCAACGAAAAGGTTTACGAATTTCTGGATGACGTGTTTACCGAACTGGCCCAGTTATTTCCCGCAGCATACATTCACTTTGGCGGTGACGAGGTACGTCATATACTGTGGGAGAAAGAACCACATGTACAGCAATTTATGAAGGAAAAATCGCTAAAAAACACAAATGAGCTTCAAAGCTATTTTGTAAGCAGAATTTCGACTATTATTAAAGAAAAAGGAAAAAAGCCGATTGGGTGGAATGATATTTTAAGTGATGCCAAAAACCTGACCAAAGAAACAGCAATTATGTCGTGGCTGGGTGATGAAGCAATTGCCGATGCTGCAAAAAATGGCTTCTACGTTGTGGCCACCCCTACTGATCCGTTTTATTTCGACATTACCCAGGCCGACCGGAACGACGGTACCATGAGCGATCTGGCATATGGCAATATCAATTCGCTGGAAAAAATATACAATTACGAGCCTGAAACGGGACTAAGTGCTGAAGAAGGAAAGTTTATCCTGGGCGTACAGGCGAACCAGTGGACGGCCATTACCCAGGAGCTGAAAGATATGAATGTGCAGAATTTCCCGAGGCTTTTGGCGCTTGCTGAAGTGGGCTGGATTCCAAAGGGAGAACGTAACCTTGACAATTTCGAGGCCCGCCTAATCATCAACCGGAACCGCCTTAATGCGTTAAAAATTGATTATTATAAACCAGGGGGATACATTACAGGCAAATGGGAACCTGCACAATTAAGCAGCGACTATCAAAATATAGAATGGGATGTAACCAAAAAAACCTACGCCAGCGGACGGATCACGACCGGGTTCTACTACACAGGCGGAGCCAACTTTATGGAGATTAAAAAAGTTGAGCTGTTAGAGAGCGGAAAAGTTGTAGCCCAGGATGAGCATATCGGAACAGCAGATAAATTTAGGGGAACGCATAAAAAGAAAAGCTTTTTGTACCATTTGCAATTGAACAACTACAATCCTAAAGCTAAATATACGCTAAGGATAAGTGCAAAAGGGATTAACGGAACAGACAGCAGAGGGAATTTTACTTATAATTTAAACCCTTTTGACCGACTGAATGTTGTTGAACCTAAATAA
- a CDS encoding DUF1080 domain-containing protein has protein sequence MRKKTFLLGMGCLLIAGLSEKTFAATITKPDHIRLVTAPAALIGRWDITVDINGKPAPAWLEVKLSGVKTLVGYFVSTAGSARPVSEVKFDDGKFRFEIPPQWESGTSNLIIDGSVADAGIQGTMTDCNGKQYSWKGVKAPYLKRTAAPAWGKPINLFNGKDLSGWKTNGQNQWIVKNGVLTSPKAGSNLITEQKYNDFKLHVEFKYAKGGNSGVYLRGRYEVQIEDSKKDAHPNSVLFGGVYGFLAANEMATLGSDQWQSYDITLVGRLVTVVANGKTIISNQEIPGITGGALDSNEGEPGPIYLQGDHAPIEFRKIVIIPAK, from the coding sequence ATGAGAAAAAAAACCTTTTTACTTGGTATGGGCTGCTTGCTGATTGCAGGCCTGTCTGAAAAAACATTTGCAGCAACAATTACAAAGCCCGATCATATTCGGTTGGTTACAGCGCCTGCAGCACTAATAGGTCGGTGGGATATCACGGTTGATATCAACGGAAAACCGGCACCTGCCTGGTTGGAGGTAAAACTATCCGGAGTAAAAACATTAGTGGGTTACTTTGTATCCACCGCTGGTAGCGCGCGTCCCGTTTCTGAAGTAAAGTTTGATGATGGAAAATTCAGGTTCGAAATCCCGCCACAATGGGAAAGCGGTACCTCGAATTTGATTATTGATGGCTCGGTGGCCGATGCCGGAATTCAGGGAACAATGACGGATTGCAATGGTAAACAATACAGCTGGAAAGGTGTCAAGGCGCCTTACCTGAAAAGAACTGCTGCACCAGCATGGGGTAAACCCATCAATTTGTTCAATGGTAAGGATCTCTCGGGCTGGAAAACCAACGGGCAAAACCAGTGGATCGTGAAAAACGGTGTTCTAACCAGTCCGAAAGCAGGATCGAACCTGATTACTGAACAGAAATATAATGATTTTAAGCTCCATGTTGAATTCAAATATGCTAAAGGAGGAAACAGTGGAGTATACTTAAGAGGGCGTTATGAAGTGCAGATCGAAGACAGCAAAAAAGATGCGCATCCCAACAGCGTACTATTCGGGGGTGTTTATGGATTTTTAGCAGCCAATGAAATGGCCACACTTGGTTCGGATCAATGGCAGAGTTATGATATTACCCTTGTTGGTCGCTTAGTTACGGTGGTAGCCAATGGCAAAACCATTATCTCCAACCAGGAAATTCCGGGCATTACCGGAGGGGCATTGGATAGCAATGAAGGCGAACCTGGGCCTATTTATCTTCAGGGAGATCATGCACCTATTGAATTTCGGAAAATCGTGATTATACCTGCAAAATAA